Proteins encoded together in one Planctomyces sp. SH-PL14 window:
- a CDS encoding family 2B encapsulin nanocompartment shell protein, which yields MSDNLLQRSVTTSVARNLANTTKTAPKMMSITPRWLLSLLPWVQVEGGTYRVNRTKVELTKAQRIEIDVSQEVVTFNPEALRSVPLFSGLSTAITTRMASRFKTEEVSLGNKLVVEGEDGNKFFIIAQGQVEVLSKGVHGSDLRLALLTDGEYFGESDLVADRPSDVTVRTITPCILLTLSRKDLDAALKESPNQASEFSRAVTEHEELRSTVNRYGERNIDLVSGFAENVEIPETFVDYSAHPREYSLSAIQTVVRVHTRVSDLYNGPYNQLEEQMRLTIEGIKERQEWELVNNKKFGLIHSVDPAMRISTRYGAPTPDDLDDLLALVWKKPAFFLAHPKAIAAFERECTWRGVPPVTMNLFGTPVIMWRGVPLVPCDKLEMKSRYQSNQWFGTTSIVLLRVGEADQGVVGLHQAGIPGEIMPSLSARLMGLDSLGVASYLLTLYSSCAVLTDDALGVLENVEVGYYHDYENKRQKAK from the coding sequence ATGTCGGACAATTTGTTGCAGCGTAGCGTCACGACGTCGGTCGCCCGGAATCTGGCGAACACGACGAAGACCGCTCCGAAGATGATGTCGATCACCCCGCGGTGGCTCTTGAGCCTGCTGCCGTGGGTGCAGGTCGAAGGGGGGACCTACCGGGTCAACCGGACGAAGGTCGAGCTGACGAAGGCCCAGCGGATCGAGATCGACGTCTCGCAGGAAGTCGTCACCTTCAACCCGGAGGCGCTGCGGAGCGTTCCGCTGTTCTCGGGGCTCTCGACGGCGATCACGACCCGGATGGCGAGCCGCTTCAAGACGGAAGAGGTGTCGCTGGGGAACAAGCTCGTTGTCGAAGGGGAGGACGGGAACAAGTTCTTCATCATCGCCCAGGGGCAGGTGGAAGTCCTGAGCAAGGGGGTCCACGGGAGCGACCTCCGGCTGGCGCTGCTGACCGACGGCGAATACTTCGGTGAGTCGGACCTCGTGGCGGACCGTCCGTCGGATGTCACGGTGCGGACCATCACCCCCTGCATCCTGCTGACGCTCTCCCGGAAGGACCTCGACGCGGCGCTGAAGGAGAGCCCGAATCAGGCGTCCGAGTTCTCCCGGGCCGTCACGGAGCATGAAGAACTGCGTTCGACGGTGAACCGGTACGGGGAGCGGAATATCGACCTCGTGTCGGGGTTCGCGGAGAACGTCGAAATCCCGGAGACGTTCGTCGACTACTCGGCGCATCCTCGGGAGTACTCGCTCTCGGCGATCCAGACGGTGGTGCGGGTCCATACGCGGGTGTCGGACCTGTACAACGGCCCGTACAACCAGCTCGAAGAGCAGATGCGTCTGACGATCGAAGGGATCAAGGAGCGTCAGGAGTGGGAGCTGGTCAACAACAAGAAGTTCGGCCTGATCCACTCGGTCGACCCGGCCATGAGAATCAGCACCCGGTACGGGGCTCCGACGCCGGACGATCTGGATGATCTTCTGGCCCTGGTGTGGAAGAAGCCGGCGTTCTTCCTGGCGCATCCGAAGGCGATCGCGGCGTTCGAGCGGGAGTGCACATGGCGGGGGGTCCCGCCGGTGACGATGAACCTGTTCGGCACGCCGGTGATCATGTGGCGTGGTGTCCCGCTGGTCCCGTGCGACAAGCTGGAGATGAAGAGCCGTTACCAGTCGAACCAGTGGTTCGGGACGACGAGCATTGTCCTCCTGCGGGTGGGCGAAGCGGACCAGGGTGTTGTCGGCCTGCACCAAGCGGGGATCCCGGGTGAGATCATGCCGAGCCTGTCGGCGCGTCTGATGGGCCTCGACAGCCTGGGAGTCGCGTCGTACCTGCTGACGCTTTACAGCTCGTGCGCGGTGCTGACGGACGATGCACTGGGCGTCCTGGAGAACGTCGAGGTCGGTTACTACCACGACTACGAGAACAAGCGGCAGAAGGCGAAGTGA
- a CDS encoding cysteine desulfurase, translating to MNEITPDLVAQIATRLYNANPHSGPDPASSLPAGTPSFEGPPAVPTAPSLPQVGPLPAQPSSVQTISSPTSFPFSPSGHSGSAAPWSGFGGTGHSGFSHSGAGQQDGLREFVKRVQSTDHRGTSGLCSGPDDNGFLQRLLSRTAPPGPSRPLDVDAVRRDFPILNQRIHGKPLVWLDNAATTQKPNSVIDAISHFYRNDNSNIHRAAHSLAARATDAYEGAREKVQKFLGAASPKEIIFVRGTTEGINLVAQTYGRKFLQPGDEIVLSTLEHHANIVPWQAVAREKGAVLRVIPVNDRGEIKMEEYQALLGPRTKIVTLSHASNSLGTILPIAEMIPLAKRYGARVLIDGAQTVSHIPVNVQQLDCDFFVFSGHKIFGPTGIGAVYAKPEVQELMPPWQGGGNMIRNVTFEETTFSDPPAKFEAGTPNIADAVGLGAALDYVSRLGLPNIAKYEHELLEYGTHKLSEIDGLRLVGTAREKVGVLSFVLANRRVEEVGRALDLEGIAVRAGHHCSQPSLRRFGLEATVRPSLAFYNTRAEIDHLADAIRRIRFR from the coding sequence ATGAACGAGATCACCCCGGACCTGGTCGCCCAGATCGCCACCCGGCTCTACAACGCGAACCCGCACTCCGGTCCCGATCCCGCATCGAGCCTGCCGGCGGGCACGCCGTCGTTCGAAGGCCCTCCCGCGGTCCCGACGGCGCCGTCGCTGCCGCAGGTTGGTCCTCTGCCGGCACAGCCTTCGAGTGTGCAGACCATCTCTTCTCCGACGAGCTTCCCGTTCTCGCCTTCGGGCCACTCGGGGAGCGCGGCGCCGTGGTCCGGCTTCGGCGGAACTGGGCATTCGGGGTTCTCGCACTCGGGCGCCGGCCAGCAGGACGGACTGCGGGAGTTCGTGAAGCGGGTCCAGTCGACGGACCATCGCGGGACGAGCGGCCTGTGCAGCGGACCCGATGACAACGGGTTTCTGCAGCGGCTCCTCTCCCGGACTGCCCCTCCGGGACCGTCTCGCCCGCTGGATGTTGATGCGGTCCGCCGCGACTTCCCGATCCTGAACCAGCGGATCCATGGCAAGCCGCTCGTCTGGCTCGACAACGCGGCCACGACGCAGAAGCCCAACAGCGTCATCGACGCGATCTCGCACTTTTACAGGAACGACAACTCAAACATTCATCGCGCCGCCCACTCGCTCGCCGCCCGGGCGACCGACGCCTACGAAGGGGCGCGGGAGAAGGTGCAAAAATTCCTGGGAGCCGCCTCCCCCAAGGAGATCATCTTCGTCCGCGGGACGACGGAAGGGATCAACCTCGTCGCCCAGACGTACGGCCGCAAGTTCCTCCAGCCGGGGGACGAGATCGTCCTTTCGACGCTGGAGCACCACGCCAACATCGTCCCCTGGCAGGCGGTCGCGCGGGAGAAGGGGGCGGTCCTCCGCGTTATCCCGGTCAACGATCGGGGCGAAATCAAGATGGAGGAGTACCAGGCGCTCCTCGGACCGCGAACCAAGATCGTCACGCTCTCCCACGCCTCGAACAGCCTCGGAACGATCCTCCCGATCGCCGAGATGATCCCGCTCGCGAAGCGTTACGGGGCCCGGGTCCTGATCGACGGCGCCCAGACGGTCTCGCACATCCCGGTCAACGTCCAGCAGCTCGACTGCGACTTCTTCGTCTTCTCCGGCCACAAGATCTTCGGTCCCACCGGCATCGGGGCGGTCTACGCCAAGCCGGAGGTCCAGGAACTCATGCCCCCCTGGCAGGGTGGGGGGAACATGATCCGCAACGTGACGTTCGAGGAGACGACCTTCTCCGACCCGCCAGCCAAGTTCGAAGCCGGGACGCCGAACATCGCCGACGCCGTGGGGTTGGGAGCGGCCCTCGACTACGTCTCCCGTCTCGGGCTGCCGAACATCGCCAAGTACGAGCACGAGCTCCTTGAATACGGGACGCACAAGCTCTCGGAGATCGACGGGCTGCGGCTCGTCGGCACCGCCCGGGAGAAGGTGGGAGTCCTCTCCTTCGTCCTGGCGAACCGCCGCGTCGAGGAGGTCGGGCGAGCCCTCGATCTCGAAGGGATTGCGGTCCGGGCGGGACACCATTGCTCGCAGCCGTCGCTCCGGCGGTTCGGCCTGGAAGCGACCGTCCGGCCGTCGCTCGCGTTCTACAACACCAGGGCGGAGATCGACCACCTGGCCGATGCCATCCGCCGGATCCGGTTCCGCTGA
- a CDS encoding RrF2 family transcriptional regulator — translation MKLSRRADYALRVLVALTERYGQGPTSMSLLARENDVPRKFLEQIMADMRHQGWVESTPGRHGGFVLAQAPEKLTMGQVVRHFDGAVEPVGCLSVTNHQPCSQARLCRFRRILLEIRNFINQHLDNATLADIVTREPVQDTEVFSLELCAGDGI, via the coding sequence GTGAAACTCTCCCGGCGGGCCGACTACGCGCTCCGTGTTCTGGTCGCCCTCACGGAGCGGTACGGCCAGGGACCGACATCGATGTCGCTCCTGGCCCGGGAGAACGACGTCCCGCGCAAGTTCCTCGAGCAGATCATGGCGGACATGCGGCACCAGGGATGGGTCGAGAGCACCCCCGGCCGCCACGGCGGCTTCGTCCTCGCCCAGGCGCCGGAGAAGCTCACGATGGGGCAGGTCGTCCGCCACTTCGACGGCGCCGTCGAGCCGGTCGGCTGTCTCTCGGTGACGAACCACCAGCCCTGTTCCCAGGCCCGGCTCTGCCGGTTCCGGCGGATCCTCCTCGAGATTCGAAACTTCATCAATCAGCACCTCGACAACGCCACGCTCGCCGACATCGTCACCCGCGAGCCCGTTCAAGACACCGAAGTGTTCTCGCTCGAACTGTGTGCCGGCGACGGCATCTAG
- the cysK gene encoding cysteine synthase A: MPRGRTFDTVTDTIGDTPMVRLNKVIPAEHAAVFAKCEFFQPLNSVKDRIGAAMIAAGEREGKVGPGTHIIEPTSGNTGIALAFVCAAKGYRLTLTMPESMSVERRALLRGLGAEIVLTPAAEGMRGAIARAQDLVSANRDAWMPQQFDNPANPAIHEATTGPEIWEDTGHNIDAIVTGVGTGGTITGVTRYIRKFNPRFQAFAVEPVHSPVLSGGQPGPHKIQGIGAGFVPKNLDTSLVDEVITVTNEEAFEWARKLARLEGLMVGISSGAHVCAAARVAARPEFKGKRIVTILPSLGERYLSTPLFEGLTG, translated from the coding sequence ATGCCCCGCGGACGGACGTTCGACACCGTGACCGACACGATCGGCGACACACCGATGGTTCGGCTCAACAAGGTCATCCCGGCGGAGCACGCCGCTGTCTTCGCCAAGTGCGAGTTCTTCCAGCCGCTCAACAGCGTCAAGGACCGGATCGGCGCCGCGATGATCGCGGCCGGCGAGCGGGAGGGGAAAGTCGGCCCGGGAACGCACATCATCGAGCCGACGAGCGGCAACACCGGGATCGCCCTCGCCTTCGTCTGCGCGGCCAAGGGGTACCGCCTGACGCTGACGATGCCGGAGTCGATGTCGGTCGAACGCCGGGCTCTCCTGCGGGGGCTCGGCGCCGAGATCGTCCTGACCCCCGCCGCCGAAGGGATGCGGGGGGCGATCGCCCGGGCGCAGGACCTCGTCTCCGCGAACCGCGACGCCTGGATGCCGCAGCAGTTCGACAACCCGGCCAATCCCGCGATCCACGAGGCGACGACCGGTCCCGAGATCTGGGAGGACACCGGCCACAACATCGACGCCATCGTGACCGGGGTCGGAACGGGAGGGACGATCACCGGCGTGACGCGGTACATCCGGAAGTTCAATCCGCGATTCCAGGCATTCGCCGTCGAGCCGGTCCACTCGCCGGTCCTCAGCGGCGGTCAGCCCGGGCCGCACAAGATCCAGGGGATCGGGGCCGGTTTCGTTCCGAAGAACCTGGATACCTCGCTCGTCGACGAGGTCATCACCGTGACGAACGAGGAAGCCTTCGAGTGGGCCCGCAAGCTGGCCCGTCTCGAAGGGCTGATGGTCGGGATCAGCAGCGGCGCCCACGTCTGTGCCGCCGCCAGGGTCGCGGCCCGGCCGGAGTTCAAGGGGAAGCGGATCGTGACGATCCTTCCCAGCCTGGGAGAGCGGTATCTCTCGACGCCGCTCTTCGAAGGGCTTACCGGCTGA
- the cysE gene encoding serine O-acetyltransferase, whose product MPQRRVRVSYPLVRADDDAVWSSIRTEVAAEVQRTPMLASFLHATVLKHDRLEQALSFHLANKLSAATLQEMSIREMIDEAFVEESIGEAIRADLRAVRERDPAAREFSVPFLYFKGFLALESYRVAHHLWTSGARSLATYVQSRVSEVFGVDIHPAARIGQGILLDHGTGIVIGETAVIDDNVSILHEVTLGGTGKETGDRHPKIRSGVLIGAGAKVLGNIVIGEGAKIGAGSVVLDPVPPHRTVAGVPARIVGRPEVASPALEMNQQFQHEFNDGGGI is encoded by the coding sequence ATGCCGCAAAGGAGGGTTCGCGTGTCCTATCCTCTGGTCCGGGCCGACGACGATGCGGTCTGGTCGAGCATTCGCACCGAAGTTGCCGCCGAGGTCCAGCGGACGCCGATGCTGGCGAGTTTCCTGCACGCCACGGTCCTCAAGCACGACCGGCTCGAACAGGCCCTCAGCTTTCATCTCGCCAACAAGCTCTCCGCCGCGACGCTCCAGGAGATGTCGATCCGTGAGATGATCGACGAGGCGTTCGTCGAGGAATCGATCGGCGAGGCGATCCGGGCCGACCTGCGGGCGGTCCGGGAGCGCGATCCCGCCGCGCGGGAATTCTCGGTGCCGTTCCTCTACTTCAAGGGCTTTCTCGCTCTTGAATCGTACCGGGTCGCGCACCACCTGTGGACGTCCGGCGCGCGGTCGCTGGCGACCTACGTGCAGAGCCGCGTGTCCGAAGTCTTCGGTGTCGACATTCACCCCGCGGCGCGGATCGGCCAGGGTATCCTCCTCGATCACGGGACGGGGATCGTGATCGGTGAGACGGCCGTGATCGACGACAACGTCTCGATTCTCCACGAGGTTACGCTTGGCGGCACCGGAAAGGAGACGGGCGACCGGCACCCCAAGATCCGCAGCGGCGTCCTGATCGGGGCGGGGGCAAAGGTCCTCGGAAACATCGTCATCGGCGAAGGAGCGAAGATCGGCGCCGGAAGCGTCGTTCTCGACCCCGTCCCGCCGCACCGAACCGTTGCCGGCGTCCCCGCCCGAATCGTCGGTCGCCCGGAAGTCGCCTCGCCGGCTCTTGAGATGAACCAGCAGTTCCAGCACGAGTTCAACGATGGCGGGGGGATCTGA
- a CDS encoding alpha/beta hydrolase family protein: protein MRSFPRGLLLVAMVWGGFLAAVGRAEEAKGFPGTPSTWNGFARYDFEVQGKPVLVVAPTTAAAGRPWVWHGEFFGHKPAPDIALLKEGFHVVYLKVPDMLGSPKAVGHWNDCYAEMTTKYGLAPKVALVGLSRGGLYCYNWAIANPDKVACIYADAPVCDFKSWPGGKGKGPGSPRDWKLVLEQWGFRDDAEAVAYKGNPVDNLKPLAEAKVPLLHVFGDADEVVPWEENTGLVAERYKALGGSIELIRKPGVKHHPHGLEDSTPIVEFIRKHSAGGGKD from the coding sequence ATGCGCTCGTTCCCCCGGGGTCTACTCCTAGTCGCGATGGTCTGGGGAGGCTTCCTGGCCGCCGTGGGACGGGCTGAAGAGGCGAAGGGTTTTCCGGGGACGCCGTCGACCTGGAACGGCTTCGCGCGATACGACTTTGAAGTTCAAGGGAAGCCCGTCCTCGTCGTCGCGCCGACAACGGCCGCGGCAGGGCGCCCGTGGGTCTGGCATGGGGAGTTCTTCGGCCACAAGCCGGCTCCCGATATCGCCCTTCTCAAGGAAGGCTTCCACGTCGTCTACCTGAAAGTCCCCGACATGCTCGGGAGCCCCAAGGCGGTCGGGCACTGGAACGATTGCTACGCGGAAATGACGACGAAGTACGGACTCGCCCCCAAGGTCGCGCTCGTCGGTCTCAGCCGCGGCGGGCTCTACTGCTACAACTGGGCGATCGCGAATCCGGACAAGGTCGCCTGCATCTATGCCGATGCGCCGGTGTGCGACTTCAAGAGCTGGCCGGGCGGCAAGGGGAAGGGCCCCGGAAGTCCCCGCGACTGGAAGCTGGTGCTGGAACAGTGGGGCTTTCGCGATGACGCGGAGGCGGTGGCCTACAAGGGAAATCCCGTCGACAATCTGAAGCCGCTCGCCGAGGCGAAAGTGCCGCTCCTGCACGTCTTCGGCGATGCCGACGAAGTCGTCCCGTGGGAAGAAAACACGGGGCTCGTGGCGGAGCGATACAAGGCGCTCGGCGGATCGATCGAGCTGATCCGCAAGCCCGGGGTGAAACATCATCCGCACGGGCTGGAAGACTCGACGCCGATCGTCGAGTTCATCAGGAAGCACTCGGCAGGTGGAGGGAAGGACTAG
- a CDS encoding DUF1559 domain-containing protein, producing MRRRRGFTLIELLVVIAIIAVLVAILLPAVQQAREAARASQCRNNLKQIGIALASYMEVTGGVIPRGVNHFSGPSCCCVTDGYDMANPREMGHTIHTMLLPYMDQTSLYNKVDFGVRAGHPNNVPITQARIPGFICPSSIPPAPDANNFAPHNYPAAGTAHGYGLCGLHGSRTTNGAFAGRWGVLNRDTASPLEPQMVLAMIKDGTSNTIAFSEFAAGMPGALPVAHPYGQSWFLPNYGSTEFSVMAAATPNSSTPTYLTTHNWGTVRSYHVGGVHTLMFDGAVRFASDSIAGNVWVAGGTPLGNETVAVDF from the coding sequence ATGCGCCGACGTCGGGGATTCACCCTCATCGAACTGCTTGTCGTCATCGCGATCATCGCGGTTCTCGTGGCCATTCTTCTCCCGGCGGTCCAGCAGGCCCGCGAAGCGGCCCGGGCCAGCCAGTGCCGGAACAATCTCAAGCAGATCGGGATTGCCCTCGCGAGCTATATGGAAGTGACTGGCGGAGTCATTCCGCGCGGGGTTAATCACTTCTCCGGTCCAAGCTGCTGCTGTGTCACGGACGGATACGACATGGCGAATCCCAGGGAGATGGGGCACACGATCCATACGATGCTCCTCCCCTACATGGATCAGACGTCGCTCTACAACAAAGTCGACTTCGGTGTTCGCGCCGGACATCCCAACAATGTCCCGATCACGCAGGCGCGCATTCCAGGCTTCATCTGCCCCAGCTCAATCCCCCCGGCTCCGGACGCCAACAACTTTGCCCCTCATAACTATCCGGCGGCGGGGACAGCCCACGGCTACGGACTGTGCGGGCTTCACGGCAGCCGCACGACCAACGGCGCTTTTGCGGGGCGGTGGGGAGTGCTGAACCGGGACACCGCTTCGCCTCTCGAACCGCAGATGGTGTTGGCGATGATCAAGGACGGGACCTCGAACACGATTGCGTTTTCCGAGTTTGCCGCCGGAATGCCCGGAGCCCTGCCGGTGGCGCATCCCTACGGCCAGAGCTGGTTCCTCCCGAACTACGGCAGTACGGAGTTTTCGGTGATGGCGGCGGCAACGCCGAACAGCTCGACCCCCACCTACCTGACGACTCACAACTGGGGGACCGTCCGCAGCTATCACGTCGGGGGTGTTCATACCCTGATGTTCGACGGGGCCGTCCGCTTTGCCAGCGACTCGATCGCAGGAAACGTCTGGGTGGCGGGGGGAACTCCGCTCGGAAACGAGACCGTGGCCGTCGACTTCTGA
- a CDS encoding leucyl aminopeptidase yields MNVTVKHAPLTDIFADWLVVFLFEGGSLPDNVRTLDERLGGAIAALIERGDFTGKLCESVDLFHVPGIAAKRVCLIGLGEAASFNVSKVDRAVMSACRRVSVRAAVSAALAIPGDLGGVALGTAVQILGWASEVGSVGQGLYRAEKDRHRFTEFQIVVASPDHLAEWQSQASRGQILGEATNLTRELVNMAPADMYPETFAARAEAVAKEVGLECEVFDESRLRAERMLSLMAVGQGSVRPPRVVLLRYQGAAPDAPYVSLIGKGVTFDSGGLSLKPTEGMKTMKADMAGAATVLGAMSAIARLKLPVNILGAVGLVENMVSGASYKLGDILKARNGVTIEVLNTDAEGRLVLADVLSYVADQKVAKMIDLATLTGACVVALGEEVAGAFTNDQPWCDEVLAAAKRAGEDVWQLPMFDSFADQLRCEVADVKNVGTRWGGAITAAKFLEKFVSGIPWVHLDIAGPAFSEAQKPHRDGGASGAMVRTLVEIFSV; encoded by the coding sequence ATGAACGTGACCGTCAAGCACGCCCCGCTCACCGACATCTTCGCCGACTGGCTGGTCGTCTTTCTGTTCGAAGGAGGATCGCTTCCCGACAACGTCCGCACTCTCGACGAGCGGCTCGGAGGAGCGATTGCGGCGCTGATCGAACGGGGAGACTTCACCGGCAAGCTCTGTGAATCGGTCGACCTGTTCCACGTTCCGGGGATCGCCGCCAAGCGGGTCTGCCTCATCGGTCTGGGCGAAGCCGCCTCCTTCAATGTCTCCAAGGTCGACCGGGCCGTGATGTCCGCCTGCCGCCGCGTCTCGGTCCGGGCGGCGGTGTCGGCCGCGCTGGCGATTCCCGGCGATCTCGGTGGCGTGGCCCTCGGGACCGCCGTGCAGATCCTCGGCTGGGCCTCGGAAGTCGGATCCGTCGGCCAGGGGCTATACCGGGCGGAGAAGGACCGGCACCGCTTCACGGAGTTTCAGATCGTCGTCGCCTCCCCGGACCACCTCGCAGAGTGGCAATCGCAGGCGAGCCGCGGTCAGATCCTCGGCGAGGCGACGAACCTCACGCGGGAACTGGTCAACATGGCGCCCGCCGACATGTACCCGGAGACCTTCGCGGCCCGCGCCGAGGCGGTCGCCAAGGAAGTCGGCCTCGAGTGCGAGGTCTTCGACGAGTCACGGCTCCGCGCGGAGCGGATGCTCTCGCTGATGGCGGTCGGGCAGGGGAGCGTGCGCCCGCCGCGGGTCGTCCTGCTTCGCTATCAAGGAGCGGCGCCGGACGCCCCCTATGTGAGTCTGATCGGCAAGGGAGTGACGTTCGACAGCGGCGGACTCTCGCTCAAGCCGACCGAGGGGATGAAGACGATGAAAGCCGACATGGCGGGGGCCGCGACGGTCCTCGGAGCGATGTCGGCCATCGCCCGCCTCAAGCTGCCGGTCAACATTCTCGGGGCGGTGGGCCTCGTTGAGAATATGGTCAGCGGCGCCTCCTACAAGCTGGGGGACATCCTCAAGGCCCGCAACGGCGTCACGATCGAAGTCCTCAACACCGACGCCGAAGGGCGGCTCGTCCTGGCCGACGTGCTTTCGTATGTCGCCGACCAGAAGGTCGCCAAGATGATCGACCTGGCGACGCTGACGGGCGCCTGCGTGGTGGCCCTGGGAGAAGAAGTCGCCGGGGCGTTCACAAACGATCAGCCGTGGTGCGATGAGGTCCTGGCAGCGGCGAAGCGGGCGGGCGAAGACGTCTGGCAGCTGCCGATGTTCGATTCCTTCGCGGACCAGCTCCGGTGCGAAGTCGCCGACGTCAAGAACGTCGGCACCCGCTGGGGCGGTGCGATCACCGCCGCGAAGTTCCTGGAGAAGTTCGTGAGCGGAATCCCCTGGGTCCACCTCGACATCGCCGGCCCGGCGTTCAGCGAAGCCCAGAAGCCGCACCGCGATGGCGGGGCTTCCGGGGCCATGGTGCGGACGCTGGTCGAGATCTTTTCCGTATAG
- a CDS encoding glycerol-3-phosphate dehydrogenase/oxidase has product MSAGLENDPRDGTRPVLILGAGVNGVSVARELLLNGVPVVVVDTADIAFGATSKSSRLIHGGLRYLEYGDFSLVRESLEERERLLRTAPQFVRPLRLHIPVRQRTGGFLASGIRFVGLQKLPGLREVASWSGSEGRGLYTVESGLRFYDLLAGDSSLPGRSASPLGPGVPPVDHRRFRWICSYSDCQMLYPERYVLALIQDCERIAGGLGLRFDLLTYHRAIRDGLAVDIQPVDGPGPTQRIAPLSIVNATGAWGDLTLAELPIPSPRLFGGTKGTHILTAHAGLREALRGDAIYAEAADGRLVFILPHGEGTMIGTTDDRFQGRPEEVRATPEDIDYLVRMTNEVFPQIDLTSADVAAHCCGVRPLPYAPAGKTQAIPRGHWIETNESSGLIVDTLIGGKLTTCRALGEEVAERILKRMDRICVSRTRDRPVPGAESYPRQEADRGEAVEAFARETGWEVAAVQEAVALLGGEAFSILRLLAAEGADPAVLPDVPLPAALVRWMIRSEHVHSLLDLIERRTMLALEPRATRATFEAVLGLWREAGQPIDEPVVRRRLVDFYGRQAWF; this is encoded by the coding sequence ATGTCCGCTGGTCTGGAGAATGATCCCCGAGATGGCACCCGCCCGGTCCTGATCCTGGGTGCGGGAGTGAACGGAGTCTCCGTCGCCCGCGAGCTGCTGCTCAATGGAGTGCCGGTCGTCGTCGTCGACACGGCCGACATCGCCTTCGGCGCGACCTCCAAGTCCTCCCGGTTGATCCACGGCGGGCTGCGGTATCTCGAATACGGCGACTTTTCCCTGGTGCGGGAGTCGCTCGAAGAGCGCGAGCGGCTCCTCCGGACGGCCCCGCAGTTCGTCCGGCCGCTGCGGCTGCACATTCCGGTCCGGCAGCGGACAGGGGGCTTCCTCGCCTCGGGGATCCGGTTCGTCGGCCTGCAGAAACTCCCGGGGCTTCGCGAGGTCGCCTCCTGGAGCGGCTCGGAGGGGCGGGGCCTCTACACGGTCGAATCGGGACTGCGGTTCTACGACCTTCTCGCCGGCGACAGCTCTCTTCCGGGACGGTCCGCGTCGCCCCTCGGCCCCGGAGTTCCGCCGGTCGATCACCGGCGGTTCCGGTGGATCTGCTCCTATTCCGACTGCCAGATGCTGTATCCCGAGCGATACGTCCTGGCGCTTATCCAGGATTGCGAACGGATTGCCGGGGGGCTCGGGCTGCGGTTCGACCTCCTGACGTATCACCGCGCCATTCGCGACGGCCTTGCCGTCGACATCCAGCCGGTCGACGGGCCGGGGCCGACGCAGCGGATCGCGCCGCTCAGCATCGTCAACGCGACCGGCGCCTGGGGAGATCTGACGCTCGCCGAGCTCCCGATCCCGTCGCCGCGGCTCTTCGGCGGGACCAAGGGGACTCATATCCTCACGGCGCATGCCGGGCTGCGGGAGGCGCTGCGGGGGGACGCGATCTACGCCGAGGCGGCCGACGGTCGGCTGGTGTTCATCCTTCCGCACGGGGAGGGGACGATGATCGGGACGACCGACGATCGGTTCCAGGGGCGTCCCGAGGAGGTGCGGGCCACGCCGGAGGACATTGACTATCTCGTTCGGATGACGAACGAGGTCTTTCCCCAGATCGATCTCACCTCCGCAGATGTCGCGGCGCACTGCTGCGGCGTCCGCCCGCTCCCCTACGCCCCGGCGGGGAAGACGCAGGCGATTCCGCGCGGACACTGGATCGAGACGAACGAGTCGAGCGGGCTGATCGTCGACACCCTCATCGGCGGCAAGCTGACAACCTGCCGTGCCCTGGGCGAAGAGGTGGCCGAGCGAATCCTGAAGCGGATGGACCGGATCTGCGTCTCCCGGACGCGCGACCGGCCGGTCCCGGGGGCGGAATCGTACCCGCGTCAGGAAGCGGATCGCGGTGAGGCCGTTGAAGCGTTCGCCCGCGAGACCGGCTGGGAGGTCGCGGCGGTCCAGGAAGCGGTCGCTCTGCTGGGAGGCGAGGCGTTTTCGATACTGCGGCTGCTCGCCGCGGAGGGGGCCGATCCGGCGGTGCTTCCCGACGTTCCGCTTCCCGCGGCGCTTGTGCGATGGATGATCCGGTCGGAGCACGTCCATTCGCTTCTCGATCTGATTGAGCGGCGGACGATGTTGGCGCTGGAGCCGCGGGCGACGCGGGCGACATTTGAGGCGGTGCTGGGGCTGTGGCGGGAGGCAGGTCAGCCAATCGATGAACCGGTCGTTCGCCGCCGGCTGGTCGACTTCTATGGGCGGCAGGCCTGGTTCTGA